A portion of the Hylaeus volcanicus isolate JK05 unplaced genomic scaffold, UHH_iyHylVolc1.0_haploid 12237, whole genome shotgun sequence genome contains these proteins:
- the LOC128884024 gene encoding uncharacterized protein LOC128884024, which translates to MRIFFILQISLILCDLCLTCFCWQKKPYARNNFVQLNHQMKPWRPGNFNMPKPSDKSEPEKNTDSDDSNLPTINVHYDYKPTDWIAEGHKINQTIEMQRELELATEQYYLNAERLRKSILQRKYILNELLQQLATMHSQNQKSIPKDLLIGSIASDPLKMSKIKNDVVKEWKKYTPLSKKTKFLKGRQIENSFELTNYPLYHFNNIYAHFSDQYTTS; encoded by the exons atgagaatattttttatattacaaattagcTTAATTTTATGTGACCTCTGTTTAACGTGTTTCTGTTGGCAAAAAAAACCGTATGCTcggaataattttgttcaattaaatcaTC AAATGAAACCATGGCGTCCAGGAAACTTTAATATGCCCAAGCCTTCTGATAAGAGTGAACCcg agaaaaatactGACAGCGATGACTCGAATTTGCCCACAATCAATGTCCATTATGACTATAAGCCTACG GATTGGATTGCTGAAGGtcataaaattaatc AAACAATTGAAATGCAAAGAGAATTGGAGCTAGCAACCGAACAATACTATTTGAATGCTGAACGACTCAGAAAATCAATTCTTCAAAGAAAGTATATACTTAATGAGCTATTGCAACAA TTAGCGACAATGCATTCTCAAAACCAAAAAAGTATTCCCAAAGACTTACTGATAG gTAGTATTGCAAGCGACCCCCTGAAAATGAGTAAAATTAAGAACGATGTTGTGaaggaatggaaaaaatatacacctttatcgaagaaaacaaaatttttaaagggGCGCCAG ATAGAAAATAGTTTTGAACTAACAAACTATCCTTTATATCATTTCAATAATATCTACGCGCATTTTTCCGACCAATATACAACAAGTTGA